Part of the Zea mays cultivar B73 chromosome 4, Zm-B73-REFERENCE-NAM-5.0, whole genome shotgun sequence genome is shown below.
TTCTGGGCCCAATCCCTATATGGCAGGTTTGTAATCTCTTCTCTAAAACTAAAAGTGATCCGAGAGCATGACAGAGTTTAGTAGAAGCTAAAGAAAATTACTCCATCTATTTCACACATAGCGTGCTTGCACATAATGGCGTCATTTAGATGGTATTCTGTAGTTGCCTAGCATCTGAGCTCTTTAGTTTATGTTTATTTGGCCATACTGTAAGAGTCTATGTATACCACATTAGATGGCTTCAAGAAATCTGTAACAGCACAGTTGAAAGGCTGCGCCAATAGTAGTTGTAGCTGATTTATCTTGGTTTTGCATGATTTAGGAAACTTGGCGCACACATGTAGGTAGTGTCGTAATTGGTTTTGTATGTATTAACAAATAGCAACTCCCAAATGGCATAAAGAATAGGGAAATGGAGACATTATAAAAGCACCATGTCGTGAAATCTCAGTCGCATGTGAGGTGAGCTATTTTTGTTGTTCATGTATGTCATTAATATGTATGTACAAGTTTGTACTCCAATAATCATGTTTTATATTATGCGGGGTAATTGTAAGGACTACAGTACTTTCGTTTTGATTAAATGGGGTCTATATTTTTTCTATCCTTGTATTTACATGTTCTTCTGAAGCACCATTGAATCTTTGCACAAGTAATTGCCGCCTACCTTCATGTGCCAAGTGTTACTTTATGTAGCTCATTGTGTATTAACTTGCTGATTTCCTTAAGAAAAATATGAGGACGAAGCGCAAGCAAATAAGTACTACATGGTTCAGGTGCCTGTCTCTCACCTTGTTGAAGTCTAGAAGATCATGCTTTTCCTAGATGTAAAAATGTTaagaaatttatgtatggctaggttcACAGATGAATTACGAAatattttctcataacagtataacacacatttgtacataagttattgtggtattatatgtttctgttgcaacgcacgggcatatatatatatatatatatatatatatatatatatatatatatatatatatatatatatatatatatatatatatatatatattgtatattaggagccctgggcttccaataactaaaggaagcccagaccagacagtgcaatccggtcgagccggaccacatccggacgtctataaaacaggacccagagtgctagggttcagtttttcacgccccacctcgattcattagcgacggcggttgcccgatagcgcgTGTGGCGGTGGACCCCGGCCAGTGGCTGCGGTGGTCgtggctccccgacctcgacatgcggtggcggcggttcccaggccggcggtggcggcccccgatccagagggcgagcggcggcagcgCCCTTATGCGGCGGTTTctaggccggtggccgcaactccattacctcgatgcgcggtggcggaggttcctcaatccacagcggggcccttgtgcgggcaagcggcggcgtccccgaagcctCGAGGAGGcgacacttccaaggccggcgagctagcgacgcccgtcgacgtgcgagtagcgacggcgacgcatgaggccgatgttcgagcgagcgacgtcatGGAAGGCGTGAGATACGCGCAGCGATGAtcacgcgtgacatcctccgatccggcgcaatttcttttcgattattgtgttttatgcctaccacatgtagtaTTTACGctaaaactgtacgattttatgcttgaacacggagttcgtatatcagtttactgcatgcacattggaaaggcagttccttaatttatgttgtttgtaatttgcgcgcatgcaatggaaactctcaCGATTTtgtcataatttttggatctgtataaaaatagaaactacATCCATGCggttgccatgtttttcggatctgttataaaaataggatcgtaataacaacctactagagctatcaatctctcattgactcggtatttacgcttataattgatggattttatgctcaaaacttaaggtttttacgctccacccggatatgcgtccaccagtgaacaacatgccagattttttacgcagtgtaaggaattgcataaatacctacaccgtgtagtataatttgtttcaatATACatgataaactagttctaatgcgtttaactgcatgactgttggagggatcctatatttatgaaggaaataaaacattaaatgtgattttttttgtttctatgcatgcaattcatttcctttcattgcatattctttccatcataaattcgtgtgcatgcagctggtaacagatttttacgcagtatacccaattgcataattatctacacagtgtagcatatttagtatcactatatatcataaaataataattacgagtctagctgcatggctgttgcagcgatcctaaatttatggaggaaataaagcatttaaaatagaaaccgtcacacatatctttcctaaatttacgcgcatgcaagggaacgcgTTTGACTCATGTATGCATTTtgtcataatttttggatctgtataaccgcatgcatgcggctgccatgtttttcggatctgccataaaaataggatcgtaataacaacctactagagttgtctacctctcacattggctcggtatatacgcttataattgagggattttatgctcaaaacttaaggttattacgctccaacccggagatgcgtccactagtgaacaacatgccagattttttacgcagtgtaacaaattgcataaatacctacaccatgtagtataatttgtatcagtatatatcataaactagatttaatatgtttagctgcatggatgttggagggatcttatatttatgaaggaaataaaacattaaatacgactttttgtttctatgcgtgtaattcatttccttttattgcacattatttttcatcagaaattcgtgtgcatgcagccggtaacagatttttacaaagtatatcgaattgcataattatttacacagtgtagcatatttagtctcagtatatatcataaaatggtccttacgcgtctagctgcatggctgttgcagcgatcctaaatttatggaggaaataaaggatttaaaaatagaaaccgtcgcacatatctttcctaaatttatgcgcatgcattggatcgtgtttgactcatgcatgcattcttttTTTGCGCTAACAAACGTGGTGCAGGTAGCGCACCCGACAGCCTGGTTGGATGTGCTGGGTTAaaccaatttaggccttgttcggttattcccaatacatatggattggatgagattggaaaaaattcttaagaagtttgacttgtttgagattcaaacccatccaatcctactcaatccacatggattgagagttaATCGAACAAGCCCTTACAGGGGTGGtcgacctgggcttcctttaactattggaagcccagggctcccgttatacctcccctatatatatatatatatatatatatatatatatatatatatatatatatatatatatatatatatatatatatatatatatatatatatttgcagTAATGTTTTCTAGGATGGTGTGGCCACGTACGGGAGGGAACAAAATCTTTAAAGATGCTCTGAGGAACTAACAGGTACAGTAAATGCAGTAAATGTATTTTCCTTTGCAGCAGTGCGTCGGCGTCGTGCAGCAAGAGACAAAAGTATGTACCATATCAGATGCAACATACCCCTTCTCGTGCAAGCAAGGGGAGCCGCTGAGAGAGCCGGCACTTGTTCTCCCACTTTTATCTACAGATTCTCTCTACGCAGCCAGACGTACAGCAGTGTCTgccgagagaaaatgagagagcagcagcagcagcactcgCTGTGTGGGCACATCAGTGCACTTCCCAGCTCTCTATCATGTCCTGAAGGACTTGTCTTTATATATGTTTTTTTGGTTCTATACTTCTATTTCTATTCAGTATACCCTTTGCTCCGAGCACGTAGAATATAATGCATGTTCTCTGTTAGACAACAGGTAAACATTGAAGAAACTAAGAGGGTGTTTGAATACATTAGAGATAATAGTTAGTTGATTAAAATATTACTAATGGGTTCTATCCACCATTCCATCCATGCATATTATACCCGCCAACCTCCTAAAATAGCAGACAATGTTTACAGATAAGTAGGGATGCATGGTAATGGGTTAGATTTTACGCTATAAAAATCTAAGGATCAAATCATATTATGAATCAGGCTCTAATTCTATTTGTTTTTGGACAAAAAATAATTAAGGGTCCTAACTTATTATAACGAAACATTTAGATCACGGTCCGTTACCATCCTTATAGATAAGTAGACCATCTCGATCAAAATGACAATTATTTAACACATCAATTAGAGTGTAAACAAAACGAAGAAATTAGCTACTACAAAGAGCATGGCATAGAAACAAAAATATCCCTCGTGCCACAGAaacgaagaagaagaaaagagatttCTAGAGCGATTTTTTGCTCGTATTTATTCTAACACATCAATTagaataaacaaataaataaaactaAAGAAGAAACTACAAAAAACAAAGAGTGGGACACAGAAACAAAAGTAGCCCTCACATCTTATCTTTTTTTAACTCTTTCCATCTTAATGAATGCAATGGTTATTGTCCTAGAGAACGAACGTGTTGTGTTGTGTTGTGCGTGTGCATGTATGCATGATTGCTTTTGCCGATGCAAGCTAAACAAAAACAATGTCACCAGCCACTCTCGTCTTGCTCAAATGAAGAAGTAGCTGCAACATTAGTGGCACCCCAGTCTAGCATGTTGAATAATGGATCGGCATCCAAGCTCTTGTTCTCCTTTCCAGGTTCACCACCTGCAGGGAAGATGAGGCTCATGGGATCCGACTCCagctcggcgaggtcagcgaagAAGTCATCGGCATGGAGGCCACCGCCGGCCGCCTCCGGTATCATCGGCCTGTAGTAGCTCTGGCTGAACATCTGCTGCATGAGATCACCGTGATCCAGCCAGCCAGAAGCGTCATGGTGGTCTATCACTTTCTCCATTTCCGACCCCACCATTATTGCCTCCTCTTTCACAGCcatcgtcggaggaggaggaggggtgcTGTTGCTGGTGGTGCTCGTGGTCGTTGTGGTGCTTGTGGCTGTTGCTGCGGTTGCGGCGGTGGCGCTGGGGACTGCCCCCGAGGCCTGGTGATGCTCAGGTTCCGCTTTGAGGTTTGGCGTCTGCGGCAGGCTGTGCGAGGAGTACTTGTTCTTGCTGCTCTTGGCGTGGTGGGAACGTGTTGAGCCGGCGAGCGCGTTGCGCTGCGTCGGCCAAGGGTGGTTGTGCTCCGAGTTGTAGGTGATGACGAGCAGGCTTGGGTCTGTCCGGCTGCGCTCCACCTGCTTCCGCGCCGGGCATCCTTTAGAGCTGCTGCATCTGTAGTACCCTCTGAACAATGTACATATTAATTTGCATTAAGTTGATTGTTAGCACAGCATATTTCTGCTTCTTAAACTTATGTTACAAGAAATTAGATCTTTTCGTCGTACCTATGGGGACAAATAGTTTGCCAAGATTTTCTTGTCAAATTACAATTCTTTAAACAGCTAAAACAACCTAAAATTGAAACCTCAGACTTATCTATATCTTTTGCTTGATTAACCATATTT
Proteins encoded:
- the LOC100381682 gene encoding uncharacterized LOC100381682 yields the protein MCDYFLQRMEDDRHHHHQAGGDLTDVVRAGGAMHPAAVAELSSTATTGWQLPAEPAGPPGLFPPARSSSSSDGGAFAGLSGPFASDFRADSAGVDPSPADFFDFEAPAVGGGRGGMVEGGGPPQMPALSPREVRPYSVMMGGDTVKIGVPAMMPGGLPVGPPCAFDAIAGMQMPSPHCGGIKRRKNQARKVVCIPAPAASAGGRTTGEVVPSDLWAWRKYGQKPIKGSPYPRGYYRCSSSKGCPARKQVERSRTDPSLLVITYNSEHNHPWPTQRNALAGSTRSHHAKSSKNKYSSHSLPQTPNLKAEPEHHQASGAVPSATAATAATATSTTTTTSTTSNSTPPPPPTMAVKEEAIMVGSEMEKVIDHHDASGWLDHGDLMQQMFSQSYYRPMIPEAAGGGLHADDFFADLAELESDPMSLIFPAGGEPGKENKSLDADPLFNMLDWGATNVAATSSFEQDESGW